In Pseudomonas deceptionensis, a single window of DNA contains:
- a CDS encoding FUSC family protein translates to MQLGKKISKLEQLSCKYSRWIHATRISLAFLITFVVIRYFKLDGASYALITMLIVMGPQPYWGNVSSRAVQRTGGTIIGALSGLIGLYLETYSFPLMLLWSAVLMFIAGYLTLGKRPYMALLIGATVAVVSCAPPNDMESAITRSIYVLAGSLLAMVYTSIYPQRAYTDLRIKLSASLSQINTLYAAYFSPRVPERPDMDDQLKDELDAIIKLRNLIAPASNETNLKKEVFESLQTLHRNLLATMTLMIDAYWSSRESHLLIESEPALSGLHQLIPQALESLQNKLCMDISNNQISGELRQKTQDLNDLVLKSLEGKITETPFYAYVWLSLQMLKQLTDFNDQLHTALYHNGHRHLFKDGKLPDEK, encoded by the coding sequence ATGCAGTTGGGTAAAAAGATTTCAAAGCTGGAACAACTGAGCTGCAAATACAGTCGCTGGATTCATGCCACCCGTATCAGCCTGGCGTTTCTGATTACCTTTGTCGTCATCCGATATTTCAAACTCGACGGCGCCTCCTATGCCCTGATTACCATGCTGATCGTGATGGGCCCACAACCTTATTGGGGCAATGTCTCGTCACGGGCAGTGCAACGTACCGGCGGCACAATCATCGGCGCGCTGTCGGGCCTGATCGGGTTGTACCTGGAAACCTATTCATTCCCCCTCATGCTGCTATGGTCCGCAGTCCTGATGTTTATCGCCGGTTACCTGACCCTTGGCAAACGCCCTTATATGGCCTTGCTGATCGGCGCAACAGTGGCGGTGGTCAGCTGCGCGCCGCCCAATGACATGGAATCGGCCATAACCCGCAGTATTTATGTGCTGGCCGGCTCCTTGCTGGCGATGGTGTACACCAGCATCTACCCGCAACGGGCTTACACCGACCTGAGGATCAAACTCAGCGCAAGCCTGAGCCAGATCAACACCCTGTATGCGGCGTACTTCTCGCCAAGGGTGCCCGAGCGACCGGACATGGATGATCAGCTAAAGGACGAGCTGGATGCGATCATCAAATTGCGCAACTTGATAGCCCCTGCCAGCAACGAGACCAACCTCAAGAAAGAAGTGTTCGAGTCCCTGCAAACCCTGCACCGCAACTTGTTGGCAACCATGACCCTGATGATCGATGCGTACTGGTCTTCACGGGAAAGCCATTTGCTGATCGAAAGCGAACCGGCCTTGAGCGGCCTTCACCAGTTGATCCCCCAGGCACTCGAGTCGTTGCAGAACAAGCTGTGCATGGATATTTCAAACAATCAGATCAGTGGTGAGCTGCGCCAGAAAACCCAGGACTTGAATGATCTGGTACTCAAAAGCCTTGAAGGCAAGATCACCGAAACGCCGTTTTATGCCTATGTCTGGCTGAGCTTGCAAATGCTCAAGCAGCTCACTGACTTCAATGACCAGCTGCATACCGCGCTTTATCACAACGGCCACAGGCACTTGTTTAAAGACGGCAAGCTGCCAGATGAAAAGTAA
- a CDS encoding urease subunit gamma: MQLTPREVEKLMIYTLSDVAFRRKARGLKLNYPEAVSIITVTAMEGARDGKSVEDVMQLAAKVLTKDDVMEGVSDLIPNVQVEAIFTDGSRLVTVHDPIK; the protein is encoded by the coding sequence ATGCAGCTCACCCCCAGAGAAGTCGAAAAGCTGATGATTTACACCTTGTCGGACGTGGCATTCCGACGTAAGGCTCGCGGCTTGAAATTGAACTATCCAGAGGCTGTTTCAATTATCACCGTGACCGCAATGGAAGGCGCACGGGACGGCAAGTCGGTGGAGGATGTGATGCAGTTAGCCGCCAAAGTACTGACCAAGGATGACGTAATGGAAGGCGTCAGCGACTTGATTCCCAACGTTCAGGTAGAAGCGATTTTCACCGACGGCAGCCGCCTGGTTACGGTCCACGACCCGATCAAGTAA
- a CDS encoding metal-dependent hydrolase family protein, giving the protein MLDLSRRDVYSSIKPKVAQLSDARCVSPSGQGANAESSASTLLLKNIRLFNGSVVLDDNVCILIKDGVIDALLPANTDVEGAVVIDCGRRVVMPGLIDAHWHTTLAGITQLDAMSADPGYIHLIAAREAERTLMRGFTTVRDPGGPSFALKRAIDEGVITGPRIFPSGAMISQTSGHGDFRMRSEIPRSSLRPLSVTEQLGAAAIADGDAEVLRRAREQLMLGASQLKLMAGGGVASAYDHLDSTQFMESELRMAVEAAADWGTYVMVHAYTPRSIQRAIRAGVKSIEHGQLADEETVRMMADNDIWWSLQPFLQDEDANVYPDPVRRERQRVVAEGTARAYEFAQRFNIKTAWGTDILFNPQKTPSQGRQLAKLTRFYAAHDVVNMATKMNGALLGMSGARNPYPGKIGLIEAGALADLLVVEGDPTVSLGFLEDPDINISMIMKGGKIYKKNF; this is encoded by the coding sequence ATGCTCGATCTGTCTCGGCGTGACGTCTACAGCAGCATCAAGCCCAAGGTCGCACAGCTTTCTGATGCACGTTGCGTAAGTCCTTCAGGGCAAGGTGCTAACGCTGAATCGTCCGCAAGCACTCTATTGCTCAAAAATATTCGCTTATTTAACGGTAGCGTTGTGCTCGACGATAACGTCTGCATCCTGATCAAGGACGGGGTGATCGACGCACTTTTACCCGCCAATACTGATGTCGAAGGTGCCGTTGTTATAGATTGCGGTCGAAGGGTGGTGATGCCGGGATTAATTGATGCGCATTGGCACACTACTTTAGCGGGCATCACTCAACTTGACGCGATGAGTGCAGATCCAGGCTATATCCATCTAATTGCCGCCCGCGAAGCAGAACGTACCTTGATGCGTGGATTTACAACGGTGCGCGATCCTGGGGGACCTTCGTTTGCATTGAAGCGTGCAATTGATGAGGGCGTTATTACAGGGCCTCGTATTTTCCCTTCGGGCGCCATGATTTCACAGACGTCAGGTCACGGTGATTTCAGGATGCGATCCGAGATTCCTCGCAGTTCACTCAGGCCGCTGAGTGTTACTGAACAGCTGGGTGCTGCCGCCATAGCCGATGGTGATGCCGAAGTACTCAGGCGGGCAAGAGAGCAGCTCATGCTCGGGGCCTCACAGTTGAAATTGATGGCCGGTGGCGGCGTCGCCTCTGCTTATGATCATCTCGATAGCACCCAGTTTATGGAGTCAGAATTAAGAATGGCGGTTGAAGCCGCTGCCGATTGGGGCACCTATGTGATGGTGCACGCGTACACGCCCAGAAGTATTCAGCGTGCCATTCGAGCCGGTGTGAAATCGATCGAACACGGTCAACTGGCTGATGAGGAAACCGTGCGCATGATGGCAGACAACGACATCTGGTGGAGTCTTCAGCCTTTTCTGCAAGATGAAGATGCCAATGTTTATCCTGATCCTGTAAGGCGTGAGCGTCAGCGTGTGGTGGCTGAGGGCACCGCGAGAGCCTATGAGTTTGCGCAGCGCTTCAACATAAAAACTGCCTGGGGGACTGACATTTTGTTTAATCCGCAAAAGACGCCGAGTCAGGGAAGACAGCTTGCAAAATTGACCCGGTTTTACGCCGCACACGACGTAGTGAACATGGCGACAAAGATGAATGGAGCGCTTTTGGGTATGTCGGGAGCGCGCAACCCTTATCCCGGAAAAATTGGCCTGATAGAGGCAGGTGCATTGGCAGACCTGTTGGTTGTCGAGGGCGATCCCACGGTAAGCCTGGGGTTTCTGGAAGACCCGGACATCAACATCAGCATGATCATGAAAGGCGGGAAAATTTACAAAAAGAACTTTTAG